One genomic segment of Brassica napus cultivar Da-Ae chromosome A3, Da-Ae, whole genome shotgun sequence includes these proteins:
- the LOC106444098 gene encoding la-related protein 6C — translation MAQMQREPVESVTKETTEKKILDGGGGGGGGGSSASKASSFKFNAQAPEFVPRSHATALTPQVSPISGYFYPCFHYNELSIGGCSGGGGVTGGSQSSDWIFVGGGDPVHHQNIHDPTAAFYVSNPVVQFPANQNLSSSSKSLLSDDLRLKIVKQVEYQFTDMSLLANESISKHINKDPEGYVPISYIASTKKIKALTSHHHLVALALRSSSKLVVSEDNKKVRRKIPFTDRDREELQGRTVVVENLPDDHSYQNLEKIFGVVGNVKAIRICHPPESNTSRPKGDFLMSNKIHALIEYDHTVVADKAVEKLNDERNWRKGLRVRLLLRCSPKSVLKHRRNFDGILIDDESPYESGEDSPRLHLTEQQLDNDGDDNNIGGLWGKGRGKGRGRSPRSYALGGGGHSFGIGLGLGLSIGSMSRSLGLHESSSPKTATKGPRMPDGTRGFTMGRGKTFYLTLT, via the exons ATGGCGCAGATGCAACGAGAACCTGTAGAGTCCGTTACCAAGGAGACGAcggagaagaagatattagacggcggaggaggaggaggtggcgGAGGATCTTCTGCCTCTAAGGCGTCATCGTTCAAATTCAACGCTCAGGCACCGGAATTCGTACCGCGATCACACGCCACCGCACTAACACCGCAGGTTTCTCCGATCTCCGGCTACTTCTATCCTTGCTTCCACTACAACGAACTCTCCATAGGAGGATGCAGCGGCGGCGGAGGAGTTACCGGCGGTTCTCAGTCGTCGGACTGGATCTTCGTCGGAGGAGGAGATCCAGTTCATCATCAAAATATTCATGATCCCACGGCTGCGTTTTACGTTTCTAATCCGGTGGTTCAGTTTCCGGCAAATCAGAACTTGTCTTCTTCGTCAAAGAGTTTGCTCTCCGACGATCTCCGCCTTAAGATCGTCAAACAg GTTGAGTACCAGTTCACGGACATGAGTCTCCTAGCCAATGAGTCCATCTCAAAGCACATAAACAAAGATCCTGAAGGTTATG TGCCAATATCTTATATCGCTTCGACCAAGAAGATCAAGGCTTTGACAAGTCATCACCACTTAGTTGCATTGGCTCTACGCTCCTCTTCTAAGCTC GTTGTGAGTGAAGACAACAAGAAAGTCAGGCGTAAAATTCCATTTACTGACAGAGACAGAGAAGAATTACAG GGCCGGACTGTTGTTGTAGAAAATTTGCCAGATGATCACTCTTACCAGAACCTAGAGAAGATCTTTGGAGTTGTTGGAAA CGTTAAGGCCATTCGAATCTGTCATCCTCCAGAATCCAACACCTCACGTCCAAAAGGAGATTTCTTGATGAGCAACAAA ATTCACGCACTTATCGAGTATGACCACACTGTTGTTGCGGATAAAGCT GTGGAGAAGCTGAACGATGAAAGAAACTGGAGGAAAGGACTTCGTGTTAGGCTGCTTCTTAGATGCTCG CCTAAATCAGTTCTCAAACACAGACGAAACTTTGATGGCATCCTCATAGATGATGAAAGTCCTTATGAATCAGGAGAAGACTCTCCACGTCTCCACTTAACCGAGCAACAGCTTGATAATGAC GGTGATGACAACAATATTGGTGGACTATGGGGAAAAGGGAGAGGAAAAGGACGAGGACGATCTCCAAGAAGCTATGCACTAGGAGGAGGAGGACATAGCTTCGGGATCGGGCTCGGGCTTGGACTCAGCATCGGCTCGATGTCACGGAGCCTTGGCCTGCATGAATCTTCATCTCCCAAAACTGCTACAAAGGGACCAAGAATGCCTGATGGAACCAGAGGGTTCACTATGGGACGTGGCAAAACCTTCTATCTCACTCTCACCTAA